A genomic stretch from Canis lupus familiaris isolate Mischka breed German Shepherd chromosome 17, alternate assembly UU_Cfam_GSD_1.0, whole genome shotgun sequence includes:
- the GCFC2 gene encoding intron Large complex component GCFC2 isoform X5 produces MAHRPKRTFRQRRTHSSDSDSTEEPSAEPGAPGEQAAPGLGEEGPPPGGGRVEAADRHVRGRGPRSRGRGRVWASSRRAAGAAPRAEGGSGIPDEEGETHHSSESKDDQNSSSNSSSSLEEEFSSIVNIPDSAFIQEARRKRELARAQNDFISLDVKHTSTIAEMKKNSNEDPESEPDDHERRIPFTLKPQTLRQRMAEETTPRNEETSEESQEDENQDIWEQQQMRKAVKITEGRDLDLSYSSKPQTLKKFDTSISFPPVNLEIIKKQLNTRLTLLQDTHRSHLREYEKYIQDVKSSKSTIQNLENSSTQALNFKFYKSMKVYVENLIDCLNEKIISIQEIESSMHALLLKQAMTFMKRRQDELKCESTHLQQLSRKAETSTNESVAIDEKTQWILEEIESRR; encoded by the exons ATGGCTCACAGGCCGAAGAGGACTTTCCGGCAGCGCCGAACCCACTCTAGTGACAGCGACAGCACCGAGGAGCCGTCTGCTGAACCCGGGGCGCCGGGGGAGCAGGCGGCGCCGGGCCTTGGGGAGGAAGGGCCACCCCCGGGAGGTGGCCGTGTGGAAGCGGCGGACCGGCATGTTCGGGGCCGCGGCCCtcggagccggggccggggccgggtgTGGGCGAGTTCCCGGCGCGCCGCGGGGGCGGCTCCGCGCGCGGAAGGCGGCTCGGGCATCCCAG ATGAAGAGGGTGAAACACATCATTCCTCAGAAAGTAAAGATGATCAGAATTCATCATCCAACAGCTCTAGCTCTCTGGAAGAAGAATTTTCATCAATAG taaATATCCCTGATTCAGCTTTTATTCAGGAAGCTCGCAGAAAACGTGAATTGGCCAGGGCCCAAAATGACTTTATCTCTTTGGATGTAAAACATACCTCTACCATTgctgagatgaagaaaaatagtAATGAAGATCCTGAGAGTGAGCCTGATGACCATGAAAGGAGAATACCATTTACCCTAAAGCCTCAAACCCTTAGACAAAGAATGGCTGAAGAAACAA cacccagaaatgaagaaacaagtgAAGAAAGTCAGGAAGATGAAAATCAAGATATTTGGGAACAGCAGCAAATGAGGAAAGCAGTTAAAATTACAGAG ggACGAGACCTAGATCTTTCCTACAGCAGTAAACCTCAAACACTAAAGAAGTTTGATACTTCAATTTCATTTCCACCagtaaatttagaaattataaagaaacaatTAAATACCAG ATTAACATTGCTACAGGATACTCACCGCTCACACCTgagggaatatgaaaaatacatacAAGATGTCAAGAGCTCAAAGAGTACCATCCAGAACCTAGAGAATTCATCAACTCAAGctctaaattttaaattctataaaagCATGAAAGTTTATGTGGAAAATTTAATTGACTGTCTTAATGAAAAG ATTATCAGCATCCAAGAAATAGAATCATCCATGCATGCACTTCTTTTAAAACAAGCCATGACCTTTATGAAACGCAGGCAAGATGAACTAAAATGTGAATCAACGCATTTACAACAGTTATCAC GCAAAGCTGAGACATCAACAAATGAAAGCGTGGCTATAGATGAAAAAACTCAATGGATTTTAGAAGAGATTGAATCTCGAAGGTAG
- the GCFC2 gene encoding intron Large complex component GCFC2 isoform X4, producing the protein MAHRPKRTFRQRRTHSSDSDSTEEPSAEPGAPGEQAAPGLGEEGPPPGGGRVEAADRHVRGRGPRSRGRGRVWASSRRAAGAAPRAEGGSGIPDEEGETHHSSESKDDQNSSSNSSSSLEEEFSSIVNIPDSAFIQEARRKRELARAQNDFISLDVKHTSTIAEMKKNSNEDPESEPDDHERRIPFTLKPQTLRQRMAEETTPRNEETSEESQEDENQDIWEQQQMRKAVKITEGRDLDLSYSSKPQTLKKFDTSISFPPVNLEIIKKQLNTRLTLLQDTHRSHLREYEKYIQDVKSSKSTIQNLENSSTQALNFKFYKSMKVYVENLIDCLNEKIISIQEIESSMHALLLKQAMTFMKRRQDELKCESTHLQQLSRKAETSTNESVAIDEKTQWILEEIESRRSRRRQARALCGNCDHQEGTSSDDELSSEDMIDFQETQGDILQDHKKIFEDVHDDFCNIQHILLKFQQWREKYPDSYYEAFISLCIPKLLNPLIRVQLIDWNPLKV; encoded by the exons ATGGCTCACAGGCCGAAGAGGACTTTCCGGCAGCGCCGAACCCACTCTAGTGACAGCGACAGCACCGAGGAGCCGTCTGCTGAACCCGGGGCGCCGGGGGAGCAGGCGGCGCCGGGCCTTGGGGAGGAAGGGCCACCCCCGGGAGGTGGCCGTGTGGAAGCGGCGGACCGGCATGTTCGGGGCCGCGGCCCtcggagccggggccggggccgggtgTGGGCGAGTTCCCGGCGCGCCGCGGGGGCGGCTCCGCGCGCGGAAGGCGGCTCGGGCATCCCAG ATGAAGAGGGTGAAACACATCATTCCTCAGAAAGTAAAGATGATCAGAATTCATCATCCAACAGCTCTAGCTCTCTGGAAGAAGAATTTTCATCAATAG taaATATCCCTGATTCAGCTTTTATTCAGGAAGCTCGCAGAAAACGTGAATTGGCCAGGGCCCAAAATGACTTTATCTCTTTGGATGTAAAACATACCTCTACCATTgctgagatgaagaaaaatagtAATGAAGATCCTGAGAGTGAGCCTGATGACCATGAAAGGAGAATACCATTTACCCTAAAGCCTCAAACCCTTAGACAAAGAATGGCTGAAGAAACAA cacccagaaatgaagaaacaagtgAAGAAAGTCAGGAAGATGAAAATCAAGATATTTGGGAACAGCAGCAAATGAGGAAAGCAGTTAAAATTACAGAG ggACGAGACCTAGATCTTTCCTACAGCAGTAAACCTCAAACACTAAAGAAGTTTGATACTTCAATTTCATTTCCACCagtaaatttagaaattataaagaaacaatTAAATACCAG ATTAACATTGCTACAGGATACTCACCGCTCACACCTgagggaatatgaaaaatacatacAAGATGTCAAGAGCTCAAAGAGTACCATCCAGAACCTAGAGAATTCATCAACTCAAGctctaaattttaaattctataaaagCATGAAAGTTTATGTGGAAAATTTAATTGACTGTCTTAATGAAAAG ATTATCAGCATCCAAGAAATAGAATCATCCATGCATGCACTTCTTTTAAAACAAGCCATGACCTTTATGAAACGCAGGCAAGATGAACTAAAATGTGAATCAACGCATTTACAACAGTTATCAC GCAAAGCTGAGACATCAACAAATGAAAGCGTGGCTATAGATGAAAAAACTCAATGGATTTTAGAAGAGATTGAATCTCGAAG GTCACGAAGAAGACAAGCAAGGGCACTTTGTGGGAATTGTGATCACCAGGAAGGGACATCTAGTGATGATGAACTGTCTTCAGAAGACATGATTGACTTCCAAGAAACCCAAG GTGATATTTTACAGGACCACAAGAAGATTTTTGAAGATGTACATGATGATTTTTGTAATATCCAGCATATTTTGTTGAAATTTCAACAATGGCGAGAAAAGTATCCTGATTCTTATTATGAAGCTTTCATTAGTTTGTGCATACCGAAGCTTTTAAATCCCCTAATCCGAGTTCAGTTGATTGATTGGAATCCTCTTAAG GTTTAA
- the GCFC2 gene encoding intron Large complex component GCFC2 isoform X7: MAHRPKRTFRQRRTHSSDSDSTEEPSAEPGAPGEQAAPGLGEEGPPPGGGRVEAADRHVRGRGPRSRGRGRVWASSRRAAGAAPRAEGGSGIPDEEGETHHSSESKDDQNSSSNSSSSLEEEFSSIVNIPDSAFIQEARRKRELARAQNDFISLDVKHTSTIAEMKKNSNEDPESEPDDHERRIPFTLKPQTLRQRMAEETTPRNEETSEESQEDENQDIWEQQQMRKAVKITEINIATGYSPLTPEGI; the protein is encoded by the exons ATGGCTCACAGGCCGAAGAGGACTTTCCGGCAGCGCCGAACCCACTCTAGTGACAGCGACAGCACCGAGGAGCCGTCTGCTGAACCCGGGGCGCCGGGGGAGCAGGCGGCGCCGGGCCTTGGGGAGGAAGGGCCACCCCCGGGAGGTGGCCGTGTGGAAGCGGCGGACCGGCATGTTCGGGGCCGCGGCCCtcggagccggggccggggccgggtgTGGGCGAGTTCCCGGCGCGCCGCGGGGGCGGCTCCGCGCGCGGAAGGCGGCTCGGGCATCCCAG ATGAAGAGGGTGAAACACATCATTCCTCAGAAAGTAAAGATGATCAGAATTCATCATCCAACAGCTCTAGCTCTCTGGAAGAAGAATTTTCATCAATAG taaATATCCCTGATTCAGCTTTTATTCAGGAAGCTCGCAGAAAACGTGAATTGGCCAGGGCCCAAAATGACTTTATCTCTTTGGATGTAAAACATACCTCTACCATTgctgagatgaagaaaaatagtAATGAAGATCCTGAGAGTGAGCCTGATGACCATGAAAGGAGAATACCATTTACCCTAAAGCCTCAAACCCTTAGACAAAGAATGGCTGAAGAAACAA cacccagaaatgaagaaacaagtgAAGAAAGTCAGGAAGATGAAAATCAAGATATTTGGGAACAGCAGCAAATGAGGAAAGCAGTTAAAATTACAGAG ATTAACATTGCTACAGGATACTCACCGCTCACACCTgagggaatatga
- the GCFC2 gene encoding intron Large complex component GCFC2 isoform X6, whose translation MAHRPKRTFRQRRTHSSDSDSTEEPSAEPGAPGEQAAPGLGEEGPPPGGGRVEAADRHVRGRGPRSRGRGRVWASSRRAAGAAPRAEGGSGIPDEEGETHHSSESKDDQNSSSNSSSSLEEEFSSIVNIPDSAFIQEARRKRELARAQNDFISLDVKHTSTIAEMKKNSNEDPESEPDDHERRIPFTLKPQTLRQRMAEETTPRNEETSEESQEDENQDIWEQQQMRKAVKITEGRDLDLSYSSKPQTLKKFDTSISFPPVNLEIIKKQLNTSIYIKQVLTAEERNSNIIMNSMSLQYPTIYNGWNIRWKINEETVILNKTDLTRIFHPTGAED comes from the exons ATGGCTCACAGGCCGAAGAGGACTTTCCGGCAGCGCCGAACCCACTCTAGTGACAGCGACAGCACCGAGGAGCCGTCTGCTGAACCCGGGGCGCCGGGGGAGCAGGCGGCGCCGGGCCTTGGGGAGGAAGGGCCACCCCCGGGAGGTGGCCGTGTGGAAGCGGCGGACCGGCATGTTCGGGGCCGCGGCCCtcggagccggggccggggccgggtgTGGGCGAGTTCCCGGCGCGCCGCGGGGGCGGCTCCGCGCGCGGAAGGCGGCTCGGGCATCCCAG ATGAAGAGGGTGAAACACATCATTCCTCAGAAAGTAAAGATGATCAGAATTCATCATCCAACAGCTCTAGCTCTCTGGAAGAAGAATTTTCATCAATAG taaATATCCCTGATTCAGCTTTTATTCAGGAAGCTCGCAGAAAACGTGAATTGGCCAGGGCCCAAAATGACTTTATCTCTTTGGATGTAAAACATACCTCTACCATTgctgagatgaagaaaaatagtAATGAAGATCCTGAGAGTGAGCCTGATGACCATGAAAGGAGAATACCATTTACCCTAAAGCCTCAAACCCTTAGACAAAGAATGGCTGAAGAAACAA cacccagaaatgaagaaacaagtgAAGAAAGTCAGGAAGATGAAAATCAAGATATTTGGGAACAGCAGCAAATGAGGAAAGCAGTTAAAATTACAGAG ggACGAGACCTAGATCTTTCCTACAGCAGTAAACCTCAAACACTAAAGAAGTTTGATACTTCAATTTCATTTCCACCagtaaatttagaaattataaagaaacaatTAAATACCAG CATCTATATAAAGCAAGTATTGACAGCTGAAGAGAGAAATAGCAATATTATAATGAATAGTATGAGTCTTCAGTATCCTACTATCTATAATGGATGGAACATCAGATGgaaaatcaatgaggaaacagTGATCTTGAACAAAACAGACCTAACCAGAATATTCCACCCAACAGGAGCAGAAg ATTAA